In Edaphobacter paludis, a single window of DNA contains:
- a CDS encoding fumarate hydratase, with translation MAIINQDDLTQSVADALQYISYYHPVDYIANLARAYEMEESHAAKDAMAQILINSRMCAEGHRPICQDTGIVTIFLKVGMEVVWQGPNGGPATLDLQAICDAGVRKAYLDPDNKLRGSILADPAFTRKNTKDNTPSVVEVSLVKGGDVDVIVAAKGGGSEAKSKFVMLNPSDSIVDWVLKTVPTMGAGWCPPGMLGIGIGGTAEKAMLLAKQALMDPIDMQELKARGPKNKLEELRIELYDKVNRLGIGAQGLGGLTTVLDIKILDYPTHAANLPVAMIPNCAATRHAHFHLDGSGAVMLEPPSLDAWPKLTYDVSTARSVDLNTVTRDDVKTWKPGEVVLLSGKLLTGRDAAHKRMTDMLNRGEKLPVDFTNRFIYYVGPVDAVREEAVGPAGPTTATRMDKFTRQMLESTGLLGMVGKAERGPAAIEAIRDNEAVYLMAVGGAAYLVSKAIKSSRVLAFEDLGMEAIYEFDVKDMPVTVAVDTKGTSVHTTGPAEWKARISGDLGGVRILQ, from the coding sequence ATGGCAATCATCAATCAGGACGATTTGACTCAGAGCGTGGCGGACGCTCTGCAATACATCAGCTACTACCATCCGGTCGATTACATCGCCAATCTGGCGCGGGCCTATGAGATGGAAGAGAGCCATGCGGCCAAAGATGCAATGGCGCAAATCCTCATCAACTCACGGATGTGCGCCGAGGGGCATCGACCCATCTGCCAGGACACAGGCATTGTCACCATCTTTTTGAAGGTGGGCATGGAGGTCGTATGGCAAGGGCCGAACGGTGGCCCGGCCACCTTGGACCTGCAAGCCATATGCGATGCGGGCGTGCGTAAGGCCTATCTTGACCCCGATAACAAGTTGCGCGGAAGCATTCTGGCTGATCCCGCGTTTACGCGGAAGAATACGAAGGACAATACACCCTCAGTCGTCGAGGTTTCTCTGGTCAAGGGCGGCGACGTAGATGTGATCGTCGCAGCCAAGGGTGGAGGCTCAGAGGCGAAGTCGAAGTTTGTCATGCTGAACCCTTCGGACTCGATTGTGGATTGGGTGCTGAAGACGGTGCCGACCATGGGCGCGGGATGGTGCCCGCCGGGAATGCTCGGCATCGGCATCGGTGGCACGGCGGAGAAGGCAATGCTGCTGGCGAAGCAAGCGCTAATGGACCCCATCGACATGCAGGAGCTAAAGGCGCGCGGGCCGAAGAACAAGCTCGAAGAGCTGCGGATCGAGCTTTACGACAAGGTCAACCGTCTCGGCATTGGAGCACAGGGTCTCGGCGGCCTGACCACCGTGCTCGATATCAAGATTCTGGATTATCCGACCCACGCGGCGAATCTGCCGGTGGCGATGATTCCCAACTGCGCCGCGACGCGCCACGCGCACTTTCACTTGGACGGCAGCGGCGCGGTGATGCTCGAACCGCCATCGCTCGATGCATGGCCGAAGCTGACCTACGACGTCAGCACGGCTCGCAGCGTCGATTTGAATACAGTGACACGCGATGACGTAAAAACGTGGAAGCCGGGCGAGGTTGTCCTGCTGAGCGGCAAGCTTCTGACCGGGCGCGACGCAGCGCACAAGCGCATGACCGACATGCTGAACCGTGGCGAGAAGCTGCCAGTGGACTTCACTAACCGCTTCATCTACTACGTCGGCCCGGTGGATGCCGTGCGTGAAGAGGCCGTCGGTCCCGCCGGTCCAACGACCGCAACCCGCATGGACAAGTTCACTCGGCAAATGCTGGAGTCAACCGGCCTGCTGGGAATGGTCGGCAAAGCCGAGCGCGGCCCAGCCGCCATTGAAGCGATCCGCGACAACGAGGCGGTCTACCTGATGGCGGTCGGCGGCGCAGCCTACCTCGTCTCAAAGGCAATCAAAAGCTCCCGCGTGCTGGCCTTTGAAGACCTCGGCATGGAGGCGATCTACGAGTTCGACGTGAAAGACATGCCCGTTACCGTCGCCGTCGACACCAAGGGAACCAGCGTCCACACCACTGGGCCCGCCGAATGGAAGGCGAGAATATCGGGAGACCTGGGCGGCGTGCGAATCCTGCAATAA
- a CDS encoding cytochrome c-type biogenesis protein CcmH: MSLKRWMQSLTVCLLAVVMLGASDGGARFSRLGHQMVCACSCGQILLECNHVSCPDSGPMIDQLRAQMAAGGSDTSIFNWFAAKYGPTVLAAPIRGGFDDVAWIAPFAVFFFATLGTGILIYFWKRRSLVNVPPASATGISDTDRDAMRERIRRETEY; this comes from the coding sequence ATGTCGCTTAAGCGGTGGATGCAGAGTTTGACGGTATGCCTTCTGGCCGTGGTGATGCTCGGAGCCAGCGATGGAGGCGCCCGTTTCAGCAGGCTCGGTCATCAGATGGTGTGCGCCTGCAGTTGCGGCCAGATCCTGCTCGAATGCAACCACGTCAGTTGCCCCGACTCCGGCCCCATGATCGACCAGTTGCGCGCTCAAATGGCCGCTGGTGGTTCCGATACCTCGATCTTCAACTGGTTTGCCGCAAAATACGGGCCGACAGTGTTAGCAGCTCCCATTCGCGGCGGATTCGATGACGTCGCATGGATTGCTCCCTTCGCCGTCTTCTTTTTTGCCACGCTCGGCACCGGCATTTTGATCTATTTCTGGAAGCGCCGGTCGCTGGTCAACGTGCCCCCCGCCAGCGCAACAGGCATATCGGATACAGACAGAGACGCGATGCGCGAGCGCATTCGCCGGGAGACGGAATACTAA
- a CDS encoding Ig-like domain-containing protein — protein MSIRSFARKTAATLTLMAAAVPALAQQSTAVATSIVLTISTPSTTSFGEDVSGYAVVNSSDGTTLSGTVTFYDGTANICTIPVTQTTSCPPSAGTGFAAGTHLLTAVYSGDAAHLGSTSNGVYITVLPDTTTVNLTSSANPASFGQSVVLTATAQGDHAIPSGQIGFFDGTNLIAIATLNQAGVATLATSALTLGTHTITAQYAATQNFSGASTVLNQAVQPGGAIATVTTLASNVNPVSAAQNVTFTAAVSTMGESLVPTGEVTLLDGSTVLGTAPLNSLGLATFSTASLGTGSHTISASYAGNAVTAASSSTPLIEVVSASSATSQSPFTLTIAGTPTVVTGSAVNLLITVAPQTGTLQPVQLSCAGLPTESACTFGTATLPVNGGTTSLQISTMFPHSCESTTPYTQNAGLPFAGPALAGLLLLFIPRRRRKSLKGLLLVLVAACGMATLIGCGNCTDLGTRPGDYTIKIIGTSTGTASSTVITKIVLHVTVP, from the coding sequence ATGTCGATTCGAAGCTTCGCCCGGAAAACTGCCGCAACTCTCACCTTGATGGCTGCGGCCGTCCCTGCACTGGCACAGCAATCGACCGCCGTCGCCACCTCCATTGTGCTGACGATCTCGACCCCCTCCACGACCTCTTTTGGCGAAGATGTCAGCGGCTACGCGGTCGTCAACTCAAGCGACGGCACAACTCTGTCGGGAACAGTCACGTTCTACGACGGGACCGCGAATATCTGCACCATCCCGGTGACGCAGACGACAAGCTGCCCTCCCAGCGCGGGAACAGGGTTCGCGGCGGGAACGCACCTGCTGACGGCAGTGTATTCCGGCGACGCAGCACACCTGGGTTCGACTTCAAATGGCGTATACATCACCGTTCTGCCCGATACGACGACGGTAAACCTGACCAGTTCCGCAAATCCGGCAAGCTTCGGCCAGAGTGTGGTGCTTACTGCAACCGCTCAGGGAGACCATGCCATTCCTTCAGGCCAAATCGGCTTCTTCGATGGAACGAACCTGATTGCAATCGCCACGTTGAATCAGGCCGGGGTCGCGACGCTAGCAACCTCTGCGCTGACGTTGGGTACCCACACAATCACGGCTCAGTATGCGGCGACGCAGAACTTTTCCGGGGCCAGCACTGTGCTGAATCAGGCCGTTCAACCCGGAGGAGCGATCGCAACGGTAACAACGTTGGCGTCCAACGTGAACCCAGTATCCGCCGCCCAGAACGTAACCTTTACCGCTGCTGTCTCAACGATGGGTGAGTCGCTGGTGCCAACGGGAGAGGTAACGCTTCTGGATGGAAGCACAGTGTTGGGAACTGCCCCATTGAACAGCCTTGGGCTGGCGACGTTCAGCACGGCTTCGCTCGGAACCGGCAGCCACACCATCTCTGCCAGCTATGCAGGCAATGCAGTCACCGCAGCAAGCTCATCCACGCCACTGATCGAGGTAGTGAGTGCATCTTCTGCGACGAGTCAGAGTCCATTCACGCTAACCATTGCAGGCACGCCCACCGTCGTGACTGGAAGCGCAGTGAATCTGCTGATCACGGTAGCTCCGCAAACCGGCACCCTTCAGCCGGTGCAACTCTCGTGCGCGGGCCTGCCAACAGAATCCGCCTGCACCTTCGGCACGGCGACGCTCCCCGTCAATGGCGGCACCACCAGTCTGCAGATCAGCACCATGTTTCCCCATAGCTGCGAATCGACGACACCCTACACCCAGAATGCAGGTCTACCCTTTGCCGGTCCCGCGCTTGCTGGTTTGCTGCTGCTGTTTATTCCGCGTCGCCGCCGCAAATCGCTGAAGGGCCTGCTGCTTGTTCTCGTCGCCGCCTGCGGTATGGCAACGTTGATCGGCTGCGGAAACTGCACTGACCTGGGAACCCGCCCCGGCGACTACACCATCAAGATCATCGGCACTTCAACGGGAACGGCCAGCAGCACGGTCATTACAAAGATCGTGCTGCATGTGACCGTCCCTTAA
- a CDS encoding heme lyase CcmF/NrfE family subunit, with translation MHSHPMPQFGSFTLLLALALSVYTLLAGAFALWRFKTTRAEDGSGRLGETARRAGIASFIALSCAAFALVWASFTNDYSVSYILHHTNRSLNPAYKFSALWSGQEGSLLLWAWLLSAYGFVLRIRHRVDVRLSAFASTILAAIQVFFLLLLNFAAPPFAIQPGPVAADGFGLNPLLQYPEMVMHPPLLYLGYVGFSVPFAFALGALMMRYPGEKWIHITRRWTMVTWLFLTCGIFMGAHWAYSVLGWGGYWGWDPVENASLMPWLTGTAFLHSVMMQEKRGMMKSWNVWLIFSTFMLTILGTLLTRSGIVSSVHAFAQSDIGNWFYGFIIIVFAVCLFTFFKQKDHLKSENKLESLVSRESSFLFNNLVLLAACFTVLWGTLFPILSEYVQGSKVTMGAPFYNRVNIPVGLFLLFLTGIGPLLAWRSTSLRSIRRNFILPGVAFLVALVVLMLAGVRPWSAGDAMQATIFSLVTFSLAAGVITAISSEFLRGAFVVRTQTGKNLFASTILLVRRNTRRYGGYLVHFGIVILFIGIAGGAFNQSQEQEMNFGDSLTMGPYKLVCQSFTQESKPNYDTEYALLDVYKHGKKITQLAPEKRFYIASQTSSTMVALHSTLESDLYVIYEGKNPDTDRPIIKVFLNPLMNWIWIGVLIVVMGTFLALVPSLTKNARSKATIEPPLVEAEVHHVA, from the coding sequence ATGCACTCGCACCCAATGCCTCAGTTTGGTAGTTTCACGTTGCTGCTGGCTCTGGCGCTGAGCGTCTACACGCTGCTGGCAGGCGCATTTGCCCTTTGGCGATTCAAGACGACCCGTGCTGAAGATGGCTCCGGACGGCTCGGCGAAACCGCCCGGCGCGCCGGAATCGCCAGCTTCATCGCATTGAGTTGCGCTGCATTTGCTCTCGTCTGGGCGTCCTTCACCAACGACTACTCCGTCTCCTACATCCTGCACCACACCAACCGCTCGCTCAATCCGGCGTATAAGTTCTCCGCGCTCTGGTCCGGACAGGAAGGCTCGCTGCTGTTGTGGGCGTGGCTGCTCTCTGCGTACGGCTTTGTGCTGCGCATCCGGCATCGGGTGGATGTCCGGTTGTCCGCCTTCGCCTCGACCATCCTTGCAGCCATCCAGGTCTTCTTTCTCCTGCTGCTGAACTTTGCTGCCCCGCCGTTCGCGATCCAACCCGGCCCGGTCGCGGCCGACGGCTTCGGCCTCAATCCCCTGCTGCAGTATCCCGAGATGGTGATGCATCCGCCGCTGCTGTACCTCGGCTATGTAGGCTTCTCGGTTCCCTTCGCATTCGCGCTCGGCGCGCTGATGATGCGCTATCCCGGTGAAAAGTGGATTCACATCACCCGCCGCTGGACGATGGTGACATGGCTCTTCCTCACCTGCGGAATCTTCATGGGTGCGCACTGGGCCTACAGCGTCCTCGGCTGGGGCGGCTATTGGGGATGGGACCCGGTCGAAAACGCATCTTTGATGCCGTGGCTCACCGGCACCGCCTTCCTCCACTCCGTCATGATGCAGGAGAAGCGCGGCATGATGAAGAGTTGGAACGTCTGGCTCATCTTCTCGACCTTCATGCTGACCATTCTCGGCACGCTGCTCACACGCTCCGGTATTGTCAGCTCCGTCCACGCCTTCGCGCAGTCCGACATCGGCAACTGGTTCTATGGATTCATCATCATCGTCTTCGCCGTCTGCCTCTTCACATTCTTCAAGCAGAAGGACCACCTAAAGTCCGAGAACAAACTCGAATCGCTGGTCTCGCGCGAGTCCAGCTTCCTCTTCAACAATCTGGTGCTGCTGGCTGCCTGCTTTACCGTTCTGTGGGGAACGCTCTTCCCCATCCTGTCGGAGTACGTGCAGGGCTCCAAAGTCACCATGGGCGCGCCGTTCTACAACCGCGTGAATATCCCGGTCGGCCTCTTCCTCCTCTTCCTCACCGGAATCGGCCCCTTGCTGGCGTGGCGGTCTACTTCTCTACGGTCGATCCGGCGAAACTTCATTCTGCCAGGCGTCGCCTTCCTGGTTGCACTCGTTGTTCTCATGCTCGCCGGTGTGCGTCCCTGGAGCGCGGGCGACGCCATGCAGGCGACTATTTTTTCGCTGGTCACCTTCTCGCTCGCCGCCGGAGTCATTACGGCCATCAGCTCTGAGTTCCTTCGCGGGGCATTCGTCGTGCGCACCCAGACCGGCAAAAATCTCTTCGCCTCCACCATCCTTCTGGTCAGGCGCAACACCCGGCGCTACGGCGGCTACCTCGTCCACTTCGGCATAGTCATCCTCTTTATCGGGATCGCCGGCGGAGCCTTCAACCAGTCGCAGGAGCAGGAGATGAACTTCGGCGACTCGCTGACGATGGGTCCCTACAAGCTGGTCTGCCAGAGCTTCACCCAGGAGAGCAAGCCGAACTACGACACCGAATACGCTCTGCTCGACGTCTATAAACACGGCAAAAAGATTACGCAGCTCGCCCCCGAAAAGCGCTTCTACATCGCCAGCCAGACGTCCTCCACCATGGTCGCTCTGCACTCGACACTGGAGAGCGATCTCTATGTAATCTACGAAGGCAAGAATCCCGACACCGACCGACCCATCATCAAGGTATTTCTCAACCCTCTGATGAACTGGATCTGGATCGGCGTACTGATCGTCGTCATGGGCACGTTCCTCGCGCTGGTCCCCAGCCTGACGAAGAATGCGCGCTCAAAGGCGACCATCGAGCCACCGCTGGTTGAAGCCGAGGTTCACCATGTCGCTTAA
- a CDS encoding response regulator encodes MTATILLIDDNAVQAATRQAILKRAGYTAIAVLNPQRALDQLQRGDFPTEIDLIITDHTMPGMNGAEFVRQLRQTHSKLPVLVISGSEEAEAEYEGLRVRFRMKPFHPDHLLASVNDLIQPELQSPSEQPVR; translated from the coding sequence ATGACGGCAACCATCCTCCTTATTGACGATAATGCAGTGCAGGCCGCCACCCGGCAGGCCATTTTGAAGCGCGCCGGATACACCGCAATTGCCGTACTCAACCCCCAGCGGGCACTTGATCAGCTTCAGCGTGGCGACTTCCCCACAGAGATCGACCTGATCATCACCGACCACACCATGCCGGGGATGAATGGGGCAGAGTTTGTCCGGCAACTTCGTCAGACCCACTCGAAGCTGCCCGTACTGGTTATCAGCGGGTCAGAGGAGGCTGAAGCCGAGTACGAAGGCCTTCGGGTGCGCTTTCGGATGAAGCCCTTCCATCCCGATCATCTTCTGGCCAGTGTGAATGATCTGATACAACCGGAGCTGCAGAGTCCCTCGGAACAGCCTGTGCGGTAA
- a CDS encoding aspartate ammonia-lyase, translating to MPDTRTETDSLGAIEVPADALYGAQTARAIANFPISGLKASPFLIRALAMIKHAAAEANESLGLITKEQGSAIQQAAQEIVHGRHHDHFVVDVFQAGAGVSLHMNTNEVIANRAGQILGEPPGTYKKLHPNDHVNYGQSTNDVFPTAMRLATLLALEDLYPVLNDLAASLDAKAREFKDILKAGRTHMQDAVPITLGQEFRAYTVAIQKCHQHIARTAESLRELGLGGSAVGTGLNTHPDYRQRAIDNLSRISGFELAPAEDLRYAMQSNAAMADVSAALRTLALELIRISNDLRLLSSGPNTGFNEIHLPSLQPGSSIMPGKVNPVLAELTAMVAFQVIGNDTATAYAVQAGQLELNVMMPTMAHNTLQSITILTNTLRQLDHHSIRGITANQERCAHYAARTIALATALNPYIGYAKAAALVKESVASGQSIVALAREKKLLTEEQIAEILDPKNMTEPRARKS from the coding sequence ATGCCCGATACCCGCACAGAAACCGATTCGTTAGGAGCCATCGAAGTTCCCGCCGACGCTCTCTACGGAGCGCAAACTGCCCGCGCCATCGCCAACTTCCCCATCAGCGGACTCAAGGCGAGCCCATTCCTCATTCGCGCATTGGCGATGATCAAGCATGCCGCCGCCGAAGCCAACGAGTCTCTCGGTCTCATCACAAAAGAGCAGGGAAGCGCCATTCAGCAGGCGGCGCAGGAGATTGTCCATGGGCGGCACCACGATCACTTTGTCGTAGATGTCTTTCAGGCCGGAGCCGGAGTCAGCCTGCATATGAACACCAATGAGGTCATCGCCAACCGCGCGGGGCAAATCCTTGGGGAACCACCAGGCACCTACAAAAAACTCCACCCCAACGATCATGTCAACTATGGCCAGTCCACGAATGACGTCTTCCCCACAGCCATGCGCCTCGCCACCCTGCTGGCGCTCGAAGACCTCTATCCCGTCCTGAACGACCTCGCCGCGAGCCTCGACGCCAAGGCGCGCGAGTTCAAAGACATCCTTAAAGCCGGCCGTACCCACATGCAGGACGCCGTCCCCATCACGCTGGGGCAGGAGTTCAGGGCCTACACTGTGGCCATTCAGAAGTGTCACCAGCACATCGCCCGCACCGCCGAGTCCCTCCGCGAATTGGGTCTGGGAGGCTCCGCCGTCGGCACCGGCCTCAATACGCATCCCGACTATCGTCAGCGCGCCATCGACAACCTCAGCCGCATCTCCGGTTTTGAGCTGGCTCCCGCCGAAGACCTGCGTTATGCCATGCAATCGAACGCCGCGATGGCCGACGTCTCTGCCGCACTCCGCACCCTGGCGCTCGAACTGATCCGCATCTCCAACGATCTGCGCCTGTTATCGAGCGGCCCCAACACAGGCTTCAACGAGATCCATCTGCCGAGCCTCCAGCCCGGCTCCAGCATCATGCCCGGGAAGGTCAATCCTGTGCTTGCTGAACTAACGGCGATGGTCGCCTTTCAGGTTATCGGCAACGACACGGCCACCGCCTACGCCGTTCAGGCCGGACAGCTTGAACTCAATGTCATGATGCCCACGATGGCCCACAACACGCTGCAATCCATCACCATTTTGACCAATACGCTGCGCCAGTTGGACCACCACTCCATTCGCGGAATCACTGCAAATCAGGAGCGCTGCGCCCACTACGCCGCCAGAACGATTGCGCTCGCCACTGCGCTCAATCCCTACATCGGCTATGCAAAGGCAGCCGCGCTGGTAAAGGAATCTGTCGCTTCCGGCCAGAGCATCGTGGCCCTTGCTCGCGAGAAGAAGCTGCTCACCGAGGAGCAGATCGCTGAGATCCTCGACCCCAAAAACATGACGGAACCACGCGCCAGAAAGTCCTGA
- the trpE gene encoding anthranilate synthase component I, with protein MPTADANSLPSANDFLKLSRKHSLVPVYRTVTADLETPVSAFLRIAAEEPEAFLLESVEGGKHVGRYTFIGIQPYKKIVAHGQQITVQQGRRQRSFTGDIFEELKSALTGHTPAKLPGLPPFTAGAVGFFAYDVVRQIEKLPSLAKDDLGVPDACLMFFDQVLAFDHVKKEIHLIATVDLTREARDGAYERAVRRLNRMERRLASALPAKPRKKPAGKLTLAPQTSKAAFIKSVNKTKEYIASGDVFQCVLSQRFDCVPGVDAFEIYRALRIVNPSPYMYFLRFGMDAKSGKKPTAAHIVGSSPELLVRVHGREVEYRPIAGTRPRSADEVEDAAFEADLRSDTKEVAEHIMLVDLGRNDVGRVSEFGSVKVKDLMYVEKYSHVMHLVSTLEGKLKPELAPIDAFRSCFPAGTLSGAPKIRAMEIIEELEPTRRGVYGGSILYADFNGNLDSCIAIRTLFMNGKQGHIQAGAGIVADSVPEKEFEECRNKAQAVVRAIERARKS; from the coding sequence ATGCCCACTGCCGACGCCAATTCCCTGCCCTCTGCGAATGACTTTCTGAAGTTGAGCCGCAAGCACTCGCTCGTCCCTGTCTATCGCACGGTGACGGCCGACCTCGAGACGCCAGTGTCGGCCTTTCTGCGCATTGCAGCTGAAGAACCGGAGGCCTTTCTGCTGGAGTCGGTCGAGGGCGGCAAGCACGTTGGCCGCTATACCTTCATCGGCATCCAGCCTTATAAAAAGATCGTGGCGCACGGCCAGCAGATCACAGTGCAGCAGGGTCGCCGCCAGCGCAGCTTTACCGGCGATATCTTTGAGGAGTTGAAGAGTGCGCTGACCGGCCACACTCCGGCAAAGCTTCCTGGCCTTCCTCCATTTACCGCAGGAGCGGTAGGATTCTTCGCCTACGATGTCGTGCGGCAGATCGAAAAACTCCCGTCGCTTGCCAAGGACGACCTCGGCGTTCCTGATGCCTGCCTCATGTTCTTCGACCAGGTGCTGGCGTTCGACCACGTAAAGAAAGAGATTCATCTGATAGCAACGGTCGACCTGACGCGCGAGGCCCGTGACGGCGCCTACGAACGCGCAGTTCGACGGCTGAACCGAATGGAGCGACGACTGGCGAGCGCATTGCCTGCAAAGCCAAGGAAGAAGCCTGCCGGAAAGTTGACACTGGCGCCGCAAACATCAAAGGCAGCCTTCATCAAGTCCGTCAACAAAACGAAGGAGTACATCGCATCGGGCGACGTCTTTCAATGCGTGCTCTCGCAGCGCTTCGACTGCGTGCCCGGCGTCGATGCATTTGAGATCTATCGCGCGCTCCGCATCGTGAATCCTTCGCCCTATATGTATTTTCTGCGCTTCGGCATGGACGCCAAATCTGGGAAGAAGCCAACAGCAGCGCACATCGTAGGTTCTTCGCCGGAGTTGCTGGTACGCGTGCACGGCCGGGAGGTGGAGTATCGCCCCATCGCCGGCACCCGTCCGCGAAGCGCCGACGAGGTCGAGGACGCGGCATTCGAAGCCGACCTTCGCTCAGACACGAAGGAGGTAGCCGAGCACATTATGCTGGTCGATCTCGGGCGCAACGACGTGGGCCGCGTCAGTGAGTTCGGCTCCGTCAAGGTGAAAGATCTGATGTACGTGGAAAAATACAGTCACGTCATGCATCTCGTCAGCACGCTCGAAGGAAAGCTGAAGCCCGAGCTTGCGCCAATCGATGCCTTCCGCTCCTGCTTCCCGGCAGGAACGCTCAGCGGAGCGCCAAAGATTCGCGCCATGGAGATCATCGAGGAGTTGGAGCCGACACGGCGCGGCGTCTACGGCGGCAGCATCTTATACGCCGACTTCAACGGCAATCTCGACTCCTGCATCGCCATCCGCACCCTCTTCATGAATGGAAAGCAAGGGCACATTCAAGCAGGAGCAGGCATCGTCGCCGATTCTGTGCCGGAAAAAGAGTTTGAAGAGTGCCGCAATAAAGCCCAAGCCGTCGTGCGGGCAATCGAGCGAGCTCGCAAGAGCTAA
- the pgsA gene encoding CDP-diacylglycerol--glycerol-3-phosphate 3-phosphatidyltransferase — MNLPNSITMSRVACVPLLIWILSPSFPWVGGHGALGLRGGEQEVIASIVFILASITDGLDGYLARRRQQITTMGMLLDPLADKLMVSAAFIILVAYNPRVVPPWIAVLVIGREFLVSGLRSIAAAEGFTIQASEIGKLKTVIQIVSVVAAILAHRWDYWNWGGFIVGVHFIAVTAIYWMAIVSIISAVDYFVGFWKKIDHASDTRRRRRSFVLNRKAKQVPPAENPSRIS; from the coding sequence ATGAACCTGCCCAACTCCATTACGATGAGCCGCGTTGCCTGCGTGCCCCTTCTTATCTGGATACTCTCGCCCTCGTTTCCCTGGGTGGGTGGTCATGGAGCGCTGGGCTTGCGTGGCGGCGAACAAGAGGTCATCGCCTCCATCGTCTTCATTCTGGCCAGCATTACTGACGGCCTCGACGGCTACCTCGCGCGGCGGCGGCAGCAGATTACCACCATGGGGATGTTGCTCGATCCATTGGCCGACAAGCTGATGGTCAGCGCGGCCTTTATTATTCTGGTTGCCTACAATCCACGCGTCGTTCCGCCGTGGATCGCCGTCCTGGTGATTGGCCGCGAGTTTCTCGTCTCGGGGTTGCGCTCCATCGCCGCCGCCGAAGGCTTTACTATTCAAGCCAGCGAGATCGGCAAGCTCAAGACTGTCATCCAGATTGTTTCGGTTGTGGCCGCTATTCTGGCGCACCGCTGGGACTACTGGAACTGGGGCGGATTCATCGTTGGCGTCCACTTTATCGCCGTGACGGCGATCTACTGGATGGCGATCGTCTCGATTATTTCGGCGGTCGATTATTTCGTCGGCTTCTGGAAGAAGATCGATCACGCCAGCGACACGCGCCGCAGGCGGCGTAGCTTCGTGCTAAACCGAAAGGCCAAGCAGGTCCCGCCAGCGGAAAATCCTTCGCGCATCTCCTGA
- a CDS encoding Glu/Leu/Phe/Val dehydrogenase has protein sequence MQTLTIEQETNPWEAQAARFDIAAQKLNLDAGIMKVLRLPVREITVYIPVGMDDGSIEVFTGYRVQHSIARGPGKGGVRYAPDVSLNEVRALASWMTWKCAVVNIPFGGAKGGIICDPRKMSQGELERMTRRYTAELMEFIGPEKDVPAPDMGTNEQTMAWIMDTYSMHTRQTCTAVVTGKPVNIGGSRGRREATGRGISVMCDEALKHLGMSIEGCRVIVQGFGNVGSNAALILAAKGYKIVGIAEYDGGLYDPYGINIRALVEHRAKAGTINGFAGAEAADKDELLTRECEILIPAATENVITSRNADRLRCRILCEGANGPTTTVADEILADKRVFVIPDILANAGGVTTSYFEWVQDRMGYFWTEAEVNERLDRIMADSFHDVLAYANTHSVNNRIAAYMLAIDRVAYTTKQRGMYA, from the coding sequence ATGCAGACTCTCACTATCGAGCAGGAAACAAACCCCTGGGAAGCACAAGCCGCTCGATTCGATATCGCCGCTCAAAAACTCAACCTCGATGCTGGAATCATGAAGGTCCTGCGCCTGCCCGTCCGCGAGATCACGGTTTATATCCCGGTGGGCATGGACGATGGATCGATCGAAGTATTTACCGGATACCGGGTTCAACACTCGATTGCACGCGGTCCCGGCAAGGGCGGCGTTCGCTACGCGCCCGATGTCTCGCTCAACGAGGTGCGCGCACTGGCCAGCTGGATGACGTGGAAGTGCGCGGTGGTCAACATCCCTTTTGGCGGAGCCAAGGGCGGGATCATCTGCGACCCGAGAAAGATGTCGCAGGGCGAGCTGGAGCGGATGACTCGCCGCTATACCGCGGAACTGATGGAGTTCATCGGCCCGGAGAAGGACGTTCCCGCGCCGGACATGGGCACCAACGAGCAGACCATGGCGTGGATCATGGATACCTACTCGATGCATACCCGGCAGACCTGCACGGCTGTTGTGACGGGGAAGCCGGTTAATATCGGTGGCTCTCGCGGGCGGCGTGAGGCTACGGGGCGCGGTATCTCCGTCATGTGCGATGAGGCGCTGAAGCATCTTGGCATGTCCATTGAGGGGTGCCGCGTTATCGTCCAGGGGTTTGGCAACGTCGGCTCGAACGCCGCCCTGATTCTCGCGGCGAAGGGCTACAAGATCGTCGGCATCGCCGAATATGATGGCGGTCTTTATGATCCGTATGGCATCAACATCCGCGCTTTGGTTGAGCACCGCGCGAAGGCTGGCACGATCAATGGTTTTGCCGGAGCGGAGGCCGCAGACAAGGATGAACTGCTGACCCGCGAGTGTGAGATTCTCATTCCCGCGGCGACGGAAAACGTCATTACCAGCCGCAACGCCGACAGGCTGCGCTGCCGCATCCTCTGTGAGGGCGCCAATGGACCTACGACGACTGTCGCCGATGAGATTCTCGCGGATAAGCGTGTCTTCGTCATCCCCGATATTCTTGCCAACGCAGGCGGCGTCACGACCAGCTACTTTGAGTGGGTTCAGGACCGCATGGGCTATTTCTGGACGGAGGCCGAAGTGAACGAGCGCCTCGACCGCATCATGGCTGACAGCTTCCATGACGTGCTTGCTTATGCGAACACCCACAGCGTCAACAACCGCATCGCTGCGTACATGTTGGCGATCGATCGCGTCGCCTATACAACCAAACAGCGTGGCATGTACGCATGA